A part of Paraburkholderia azotifigens genomic DNA contains:
- a CDS encoding LysR substrate-binding domain-containing protein, producing the protein MKAVMESAKGYRRLIPSLTALVEFEAVARLRSFTLAAAELGVTQAAVSRQVRLLEEMLGVRLLDRLHRNTTLTGEGQALYTVVAEAMGKIAGVFDRLSTGIEDEELVLATTASFAHFRLMSSLARLKRLQPNLRIRLTTTMFTADLRHNEVDAAVRWGNGRWSDGTSHLLFGEQVFPVCSPAWKDEHGAPASLEELANMTLIAYDPTSEGWLTWEEWFRSVGARSTKLKYGMRTCLYTDAVQAARLGQGVALGFGSLLHEHLASGELVRLTSASITLNDAYYLVVPHGKTMSPTIQTLIETLRSAVEIT; encoded by the coding sequence ATGAAAGCAGTCATGGAAAGCGCAAAGGGTTATCGCCGACTCATACCGTCGCTAACGGCACTCGTCGAGTTCGAAGCGGTGGCGCGACTGCGAAGCTTCACGCTTGCCGCTGCCGAACTGGGTGTCACTCAGGCGGCCGTCAGTCGGCAGGTACGGCTCCTCGAGGAAATGCTAGGCGTCCGTCTGCTCGACCGCTTGCATCGCAACACGACGCTGACGGGCGAGGGCCAGGCACTCTACACGGTCGTTGCCGAAGCGATGGGAAAAATCGCGGGCGTTTTTGACCGCCTGTCGACGGGTATCGAAGACGAGGAACTGGTGCTGGCGACGACCGCCTCGTTCGCGCATTTCCGCTTGATGTCGAGCCTGGCAAGACTCAAACGGCTTCAGCCAAACCTGCGTATTCGCCTTACCACCACCATGTTTACGGCCGACCTCCGGCACAACGAGGTCGATGCAGCCGTTCGCTGGGGCAACGGCCGGTGGAGCGATGGAACATCACATCTGCTTTTCGGCGAGCAGGTGTTTCCGGTGTGCTCGCCAGCCTGGAAAGACGAGCACGGCGCCCCCGCGTCCCTGGAAGAGCTCGCGAACATGACGCTGATCGCGTACGACCCGACATCGGAAGGATGGCTGACATGGGAAGAATGGTTCCGGTCCGTGGGCGCGCGGTCAACGAAGCTCAAATACGGCATGCGTACCTGTCTCTATACTGACGCGGTGCAGGCGGCCCGGCTTGGCCAGGGGGTGGCGCTTGGGTTCGGTAGTCTGTTGCACGAGCACCTCGCGTCAGGCGAGCTCGTGCGACTAACGAGCGCTTCCATTACATTGAACGACGCCTATTATCTGGTCGTACCGCACGGCAAGACCATGTCACCGACGATTCAAACGCTGATCGAAACGTTAAGAAGCGCGGTTGAGATTACCTGA
- a CDS encoding glycine betaine ABC transporter substrate-binding protein, whose translation MKLKFLGALVAAGIFCTSSQVNAAGCGNVTIASMNWQSAELEAAVDKVILQDGYGCSVNSVVGDTVPTITSMVDKGKPDVVPEGAIDLLPTVAKQGLDAKKIILAGNVIKEGAVYGWYIPKYVADAHPEIKTIADALKHPELFPDPENPGKGAIYNGPQGWGITVNTAQLYKAFGAEQKGFRLVDTGSAAGLDGSMAKAYERKQGWLGVYWAPTSLLGKYKMVKLSEGVPIDQTEWKRCTTVASCPDPKPTGWPGSRLFTLVSKPFADRASPEVMKYLDTRTFTTAEVQQAMAWMTDNQATGEDAAKHFLKEKPEVWTKWVTPAAAEKIKASL comes from the coding sequence ATGAAACTGAAATTTCTAGGGGCGCTCGTCGCGGCTGGGATATTCTGCACCAGCTCGCAAGTCAACGCCGCCGGTTGTGGGAACGTGACGATTGCGAGCATGAACTGGCAGAGCGCAGAACTCGAAGCCGCTGTCGACAAGGTCATTTTGCAGGATGGTTACGGCTGCTCGGTGAATAGCGTTGTCGGCGATACAGTTCCGACGATTACGTCGATGGTGGACAAAGGAAAACCCGACGTCGTGCCTGAAGGCGCCATCGACCTGCTGCCAACGGTTGCGAAGCAGGGGCTCGACGCGAAGAAAATCATTCTGGCGGGCAATGTCATCAAGGAAGGCGCGGTGTACGGCTGGTACATTCCGAAATACGTCGCCGATGCGCATCCGGAAATCAAAACGATTGCTGATGCCCTGAAACACCCGGAACTGTTCCCGGACCCGGAAAATCCGGGGAAGGGTGCGATTTACAACGGGCCGCAGGGATGGGGCATCACCGTCAACACTGCGCAGTTGTACAAGGCGTTCGGGGCCGAGCAAAAGGGTTTCCGCCTGGTCGACACGGGTTCCGCCGCCGGTCTGGATGGTTCAATGGCAAAAGCCTACGAACGGAAGCAGGGCTGGCTCGGCGTCTACTGGGCGCCGACCTCGCTGCTCGGCAAATACAAAATGGTGAAGCTGAGTGAGGGCGTACCCATCGACCAGACCGAATGGAAGCGATGCACGACGGTCGCCAGTTGCCCTGACCCGAAGCCGACCGGCTGGCCGGGAAGCCGGCTGTTCACGCTGGTCTCGAAGCCCTTTGCCGATCGCGCAAGCCCCGAGGTCATGAAGTATCTGGATACCCGCACCTTCACGACGGCCGAGGTCCAGCAAGCGATGGCCTGGATGACCGATAATCAGGCTACAGGTGAGGACGCGGCGAAACACTTCCTGAAAGAGAAGCCGGAAGTCTGGACGAAATGGGTAACGCCCGCCGCAGCCGAGAAGATCAAGGCATCGTTGTGA
- a CDS encoding quaternary amine ABC transporter ATP-binding protein, whose amino-acid sequence MADIQSGGIRIQHLYKIFGPRAASHVEAVKNGMSKAELLKQTGHVLGLRDISLDIPAGSIQVIMGLSGSGKSTLIRHINRLIDPTAGEVLIGGVDVCKMGFRGLREFRRRQTAMVFQKFALLPHRNVLDNVVYGLEICGVKRNACVETAMRWIERVGLKGFEQRFPNQLSGGMQQRVGLARALAMDAPVLLMDEAYSALDPLIRMDMQTVLLDLQKEIRKTIVFITHDLDEALRLGDQIAILRDGCIIQQGTKQDIVLRPADEYVTNFVKQVNRGRVVCVESVMTPLRGGVAPAANHVAAGTTIEEAISMLTLNPAIEQLTVVGAGNRPLGSVNLRQLACALITSGEGSDAIRMPTLERVRTGPPVAVSRA is encoded by the coding sequence AGAACGGAATGTCGAAGGCCGAGCTGCTGAAACAGACCGGTCATGTCCTCGGTCTTCGAGACATCAGTCTGGATATTCCGGCCGGTTCCATTCAGGTCATCATGGGGCTGTCCGGTTCGGGCAAGTCGACGCTGATCCGGCACATCAATCGCCTCATCGACCCGACTGCCGGTGAAGTGCTGATCGGTGGGGTGGACGTCTGCAAGATGGGGTTCCGCGGATTGCGCGAATTCCGTCGGCGCCAGACGGCGATGGTGTTCCAGAAGTTCGCATTGCTTCCTCATCGGAACGTGCTCGACAACGTCGTCTACGGCCTCGAAATCTGCGGCGTGAAGCGCAATGCCTGCGTCGAGACGGCCATGCGCTGGATCGAGCGTGTCGGTCTCAAAGGCTTCGAGCAGCGGTTTCCGAACCAGTTGTCGGGCGGCATGCAGCAACGTGTCGGCCTCGCGAGAGCACTTGCGATGGATGCGCCTGTTCTCCTGATGGACGAAGCGTACTCGGCACTCGACCCGCTGATCCGCATGGACATGCAGACCGTGCTGCTGGACCTTCAGAAGGAGATCAGGAAGACGATTGTCTTCATCACGCACGATCTGGACGAAGCGCTTCGCCTCGGCGATCAGATCGCGATCCTTCGCGACGGCTGCATCATTCAACAAGGCACGAAACAGGACATCGTGCTGCGGCCGGCCGACGAGTACGTGACGAACTTCGTGAAGCAGGTGAATCGCGGGCGAGTCGTCTGTGTCGAGTCTGTGATGACGCCGTTGCGCGGGGGCGTTGCACCGGCTGCGAACCACGTTGCGGCGGGAACGACGATCGAGGAAGCGATTTCGATGCTCACTCTCAACCCCGCAATCGAGCAACTGACCGTCGTTGGTGCGGGAAATCGGCCGCTTGGCAGCGTGAACCTCCGTCAGTTGGCGTGCGCGTTGATTACTTCGGGAGAGGGCAGCGACGCAATCCGGATGCCAACCCTGGAGCGCGTTCGTACGGGTCCTCCCGTCGCAGTGTCCCGTGCATGA